In Paenibacillus segetis, a single window of DNA contains:
- the deoB gene encoding phosphopentomutase produces the protein MNKFKRVHLIVMDSVGIGEGKDADQFNDVGSHTLLHIAEHMNGLNLPNLAKLGLSNIEEIPGVPKADKPLAYYTKLQEKSVGKDTMTGHWEIMGLNIDKPFNVYPNGFPEKLIQQIEDITGRKVVANKPASGTEIIDEYGEHQMKTGDLIVYTSADPVLQIAAHEEIIPLEELYDICEKVREITKDPAYLIGRIIARPYVGEPGNFTRTSNRHDYALKPFNKTVMNSLQDGGYDVIAIGKINDIFDGEGVTQAIRTKDNMDGMDKLLEVMKQDFTGISFLNLVDFDAVYGHRRNPEGYGQALEAFDKRLDEVFDSIREDDLIIITADHGNDPTFPGTDHTREYIPVLVYSKQLKDSGKLPEHDTFADIGATIADNFKVTMPEFGESFLQLLK, from the coding sequence ATGAACAAATTTAAACGTGTACATTTGATTGTCATGGATTCTGTAGGTATTGGTGAAGGAAAAGATGCGGATCAATTTAATGATGTTGGTTCCCACACCCTTTTACACATTGCAGAACATATGAACGGATTAAATCTGCCTAACCTGGCCAAATTAGGACTGTCCAATATTGAAGAAATTCCTGGTGTACCCAAAGCGGATAAACCTCTAGCCTATTACACTAAATTACAAGAAAAATCCGTCGGGAAAGATACAATGACAGGGCACTGGGAGATCATGGGCCTCAATATTGATAAACCGTTTAATGTATACCCAAATGGGTTCCCGGAGAAATTAATTCAGCAGATTGAAGACATCACAGGACGAAAAGTAGTAGCGAATAAGCCAGCTAGTGGAACAGAAATTATTGATGAATATGGCGAGCATCAGATGAAAACAGGGGACTTGATCGTCTATACATCTGCTGACCCGGTTCTGCAAATTGCCGCTCATGAAGAAATTATTCCACTCGAAGAGTTATATGATATTTGCGAAAAGGTTCGGGAAATCACGAAAGACCCTGCTTATTTGATCGGTCGGATCATCGCAAGACCTTATGTAGGTGAGCCTGGAAACTTTACGAGAACATCCAATCGTCATGACTACGCATTAAAGCCGTTTAATAAAACGGTCATGAACAGTCTGCAAGACGGCGGTTATGATGTAATCGCTATTGGTAAAATCAATGATATCTTCGATGGTGAAGGAGTAACACAAGCTATTCGTACGAAAGACAATATGGATGGCATGGATAAACTGCTTGAAGTTATGAAGCAAGATTTCACTGGAATTAGCTTTTTGAATCTGGTTGATTTCGATGCCGTGTACGGTCATCGCCGTAACCCAGAAGGCTATGGGCAAGCACTAGAGGCGTTTGACAAACGATTAGATGAAGTGTTCGACTCAATCCGTGAAGATGATTTGATAATCATTACGGCCGACCATGGAAATGATCCAACATTCCCAGGTACAGATCATACGCGTGAGTATATCCCTGTGTTGGTCTACTCCAAGCAATTGAAGGATAGCGGCAAATTACCTGAACATGATACATTTGCTGATATTGGTGCAACGATTGCAGACAACTTTAAAGTAACTATGCCAGAGTTTGGTGAGTCTTTCTTGCAACTTCTAAAATAA
- a CDS encoding GntR family transcriptional regulator, translating into MNSYKLDKLKRPLYINVYDELLLQISKGEYPVGSRLPSEPDLAKNLGVSRATLRQALVLLQDDGLVRNIRGKGNYVIETFYKQADVQLEKLSNPLHKCHISTFDQIDLHYRIDPETEHTKQVLKRDSSGVIAFERLYRKEGQLLAYAFTFMSMQTVESLSLDLNNKEQLLEFLENEAYIGANHANIEIKYTHTVNLADRKDKLIGQNECFLLLESLYSNTEVDYPLMYNKFYIPQQFSNIKLNAY; encoded by the coding sequence ATGAATTCATACAAACTAGATAAATTGAAACGACCACTTTATATAAATGTATATGACGAGCTTTTGCTTCAAATTTCAAAAGGAGAATACCCCGTAGGCAGTAGACTGCCCTCAGAACCGGATCTAGCAAAAAATTTAGGGGTTAGTCGCGCCACTTTAAGACAAGCATTAGTTCTTTTACAAGATGATGGATTAGTAAGAAATATACGTGGTAAGGGTAACTATGTTATCGAAACTTTTTATAAACAAGCGGATGTTCAATTAGAAAAACTAAGTAACCCTTTGCATAAATGCCACATAAGTACATTTGATCAAATTGATTTACATTATCGGATAGACCCGGAGACAGAACATACGAAACAAGTGTTAAAGAGGGATTCATCGGGGGTTATCGCTTTTGAACGGTTATATAGAAAGGAAGGCCAACTACTTGCTTATGCTTTTACTTTTATGTCAATGCAAACGGTAGAGAGTTTATCCTTGGACCTCAATAATAAGGAACAATTACTAGAGTTTTTAGAGAATGAAGCCTATATAGGCGCTAACCATGCAAATATTGAAATAAAATATACACATACCGTTAATTTAGCCGATCGGAAAGATAAATTAATTGGTCAAAATGAATGTTTTCTACTACTGGAATCTCTTTATAGTAATACAGAGGTAGATTATCCGTTAATGTATAATAAATTTTATATACCACAGCAGTTCTCCAATATTAAGTTAAACGCATATTAA
- a CDS encoding DUF4367 domain-containing protein, which yields MSPDNNEITEEQLEQFTKCAVQAIHAQIEIPDPEESWKKMRIQLRKRNQRSRWLRASQLGVAIACISIAIGIFAANPNPAYAVKQVIQIIKDTQEGIIHIFFGERDAPPSNGMLTPPPPDITGEKTIPSPITSVPLVTEPKQVSIEEATKLAKFHVLSPEWIPNGYQVDSIQLYPNSDGEYHILRIEYHNKDTELISYMQRWMNESGTQMQTNVQENAGTIKSVQLNDSEGVTIMYEHGGGRIEWLTPDTSTLLQISGNLTEEQLLRMAKSTTKAEDH from the coding sequence ATGAGCCCGGACAACAACGAAATAACAGAAGAACAGCTAGAACAATTCACGAAATGCGCTGTTCAAGCCATACACGCTCAAATTGAAATTCCCGATCCGGAAGAATCTTGGAAGAAAATGCGTATCCAGCTTAGAAAGCGTAATCAACGTTCCAGGTGGTTAAGAGCATCCCAGCTTGGCGTTGCGATTGCCTGTATTTCTATAGCTATTGGAATTTTTGCAGCTAACCCTAATCCAGCCTATGCTGTTAAACAGGTTATACAGATTATTAAAGATACACAAGAAGGGATCATACACATTTTTTTCGGGGAAAGAGATGCTCCACCATCTAATGGCATGCTAACACCTCCTCCTCCGGATATTACCGGAGAGAAGACTATTCCTTCTCCAATAACGAGCGTCCCTCTCGTTACTGAACCCAAGCAAGTTTCAATAGAAGAAGCTACCAAGCTTGCGAAGTTTCATGTACTAAGCCCTGAATGGATTCCTAATGGATATCAGGTTGACTCCATTCAACTGTATCCTAATTCAGATGGAGAATATCATATTCTGAGAATTGAATACCACAACAAGGACACGGAGCTAATCTCTTATATGCAAAGATGGATGAATGAATCCGGAACGCAGATGCAGACAAACGTTCAAGAAAATGCCGGTACGATCAAAAGTGTTCAATTAAATGATAGCGAAGGTGTAACCATTATGTACGAACATGGCGGCGGAAGAATAGAGTGGCTTACCCCTGATACTTCTACCTTATTACAAATTTCAGGAAACTTAACTGAAGAACAACTACTAAGAATGGCTAAATCAACTACAAAGGCAGAGGATCACTAG
- a CDS encoding S8 family serine peptidase encodes MKISLLFRKLSVITLAFGLTVGAIPGVTSASGSSQFKLTNPPNSISLNTVHSNETFISPQIDTSTSDKIRVIVQLEGLPAAVGQYAAKMGMRSLASLSSESAVQDEQQEVLNEASDQGLNLQVNYTYNTVLNGFEVTIPANEISNLAEIPGVKSIQKNSTWYALPIESSSTGDNYEINPLKQIGADQAWAKDLTGAGLKIGVIDTGVDFNHPDIKDAYKGGYDSYYNDSDPSEEPPILPEDDEIGHGVGYEGTYHGTHVAGTIIGRAVNTESEIVQKGVAYDADLYAYKVLGREKEDPTRTSGSSAQIIDGIERAVKDGMDVINLSLGSDSVKDVNSPESVAINNAVLSGVVTVVANGNAGPGYFTMGSPAGAQLAIAVGAVTSESNHYSGQLQSTLEEAAPVATATDATYDFNLMGWETANANFLDIMGTDPLDVVYVGLGDNDDYTEKDVAGKVVLASRGTLAFVDKIAIAKKNGAKAIVIFNGGANGSEADLSESIVGKDDYINVSLGDSFSFIPTFDLKGTEGRALVRALIAYPDQTLKFTFPDDYAVSTIPGDYLASFSSWGPNADNNLSIKPDFTAPGENILSTYPKFDSPTYETSYERLSGTSMAAPHVAGLALLIKQLHPDWAPLDIRAALANTADVITDQDGDLYDVYQQGAGRVNVANAIITPALLESVEPITILDANYNPLDVINYNSSANFGVVAPNAGVQGKELQLKNTSNTEVTYTASIEWHQEHDGINATLDNSIISAAAGQTTSFNLNLEVANAEQDNMFEGQINLESPGLPALHLPFVIYVATEQPSNGFGIQEVQVTNSVVYPNRAS; translated from the coding sequence TTGAAAATTAGTTTACTATTTCGCAAATTATCAGTAATCACGCTGGCATTTGGTCTGACTGTTGGAGCCATTCCTGGGGTAACTTCGGCTTCAGGATCCTCACAATTCAAACTAACGAATCCACCTAATTCCATATCGCTTAATACTGTGCATTCTAATGAAACTTTCATTTCACCACAGATAGACACCAGTACATCGGATAAGATTAGGGTCATTGTTCAGCTTGAGGGGTTACCAGCAGCCGTGGGACAATATGCAGCGAAAATGGGAATGCGTTCCTTGGCTTCTCTCTCTTCAGAATCCGCGGTCCAAGATGAGCAACAAGAAGTTCTTAATGAAGCTTCTGATCAAGGACTGAATCTACAAGTCAATTATACGTATAACACCGTATTAAATGGATTCGAAGTTACTATTCCTGCTAACGAAATCTCAAATCTAGCAGAAATTCCAGGAGTCAAATCTATTCAGAAGAACAGTACATGGTATGCACTTCCGATTGAATCATCGTCTACAGGCGATAACTACGAGATTAATCCTCTCAAACAAATTGGTGCGGATCAGGCTTGGGCGAAGGATCTGACTGGAGCAGGATTAAAAATAGGCGTTATCGATACGGGGGTTGACTTCAACCATCCAGATATTAAGGATGCTTATAAAGGTGGTTATGATTCATACTATAATGATAGTGATCCTTCTGAAGAACCACCGATTTTACCAGAAGATGATGAGATCGGACATGGAGTAGGTTATGAAGGTACTTATCATGGTACCCACGTTGCCGGGACAATTATCGGTAGAGCGGTCAATACAGAGAGTGAAATTGTGCAAAAAGGCGTAGCCTATGACGCAGATCTTTATGCATATAAAGTGCTTGGTCGTGAAAAGGAAGATCCCACCCGTACTTCTGGATCGTCTGCCCAGATCATCGACGGAATTGAACGAGCCGTCAAAGATGGCATGGATGTCATTAACCTTTCGCTCGGTTCTGATTCTGTGAAAGACGTTAATTCTCCTGAATCCGTTGCTATAAACAACGCCGTACTATCCGGGGTCGTTACAGTTGTTGCCAATGGGAATGCCGGTCCTGGTTATTTCACTATGGGTTCTCCAGCAGGCGCTCAATTAGCAATAGCCGTTGGAGCGGTGACAAGTGAGAGTAACCACTACTCCGGTCAATTACAATCGACATTGGAAGAGGCGGCTCCAGTAGCTACGGCTACAGATGCTACTTATGACTTCAACCTTATGGGCTGGGAGACAGCCAATGCTAATTTCCTAGACATTATGGGTACAGACCCATTAGACGTAGTTTATGTAGGTCTTGGAGATAACGATGACTATACTGAGAAAGATGTTGCTGGAAAAGTAGTACTGGCTTCAAGAGGGACACTTGCCTTCGTAGATAAAATTGCTATCGCCAAAAAAAATGGCGCTAAAGCAATAGTTATCTTTAATGGTGGCGCAAATGGTTCTGAGGCTGATCTGAGTGAATCTATAGTTGGAAAAGACGATTATATTAACGTTAGCCTCGGTGATAGCTTCAGCTTTATTCCTACCTTTGATTTGAAAGGTACAGAAGGTCGCGCTTTGGTTAGAGCACTAATTGCTTATCCTGATCAAACGCTGAAATTCACCTTCCCTGATGATTATGCAGTCTCTACGATCCCTGGAGATTATTTAGCAAGTTTCTCTTCTTGGGGACCTAACGCAGATAACAATTTAAGCATTAAACCAGACTTTACCGCACCTGGCGAGAACATTTTGTCGACCTATCCGAAGTTTGATTCACCTACCTATGAGACCAGCTACGAAAGACTTAGTGGAACAAGTATGGCGGCTCCACATGTTGCTGGACTTGCTCTTCTGATCAAACAACTCCATCCAGACTGGGCTCCGCTTGATATTCGCGCTGCTCTAGCCAACACAGCAGATGTGATTACCGATCAAGATGGAGATTTATATGATGTTTATCAACAAGGAGCTGGCCGTGTCAATGTAGCCAATGCTATTATAACCCCCGCGTTACTTGAAAGTGTTGAACCCATTACTATCCTTGATGCGAACTATAATCCGCTAGATGTTATCAACTATAACTCTTCAGCTAACTTTGGAGTTGTTGCTCCTAATGCAGGAGTACAAGGAAAAGAATTACAATTAAAAAATACTTCCAACACAGAAGTAACCTATACCGCATCCATAGAATGGCATCAAGAACATGATGGTATTAATGCTACACTGGATAACAGTATAATATCAGCTGCTGCTGGCCAAACAACATCCTTCAATTTGAACCTCGAAGTAGCAAATGCTGAACAAGATAACATGTTCGAGGGTCAGATCAATTTGGAGAGCCCTGGTCTGCCAGCTTTACATTTACCATTTGTAATCTATGTAGCTACTGAACAACCGAGCAATGGCTTTGGTATTCAAGAGGTCCAAGTAACAAACTCCGTTGTTTATCCAAATCGCGCTTCATAA
- a CDS encoding MFS transporter — MTKYATEAEQKKYMGFSTSSFQIATVIGTLTGGFVATYLEWQTLFLIPLLSLLLLPSILKHLPKEENKKNNVDFLGLFIVAIIATSIMLYMSSFNWGLFILFIVSVIAFLFYISKNKNAFITIDFFKNKQFLFALVVAFIINTLYSAYALNTLSFLLTTVYDIQLDTVSLLFIPACLLAALVGALSGKIGKHLNSKQCVYLAFGLIFVSLLLGAFFITTSIAVFVISLILFSCSFALLYAPLIDISIKHVPTQKSGTALGFYNLCLNIAMSVGFTYSALLIDKKDLQFSFLSFVTDDPTALNYSSIIIILAAIAVLSIVLFWFLLGRKIDNRTPQN, encoded by the coding sequence ATTACGAAATATGCAACTGAAGCAGAACAGAAGAAATATATGGGGTTTAGTACAAGTAGTTTCCAAATTGCGACCGTTATTGGTACATTAACAGGTGGATTTGTTGCTACTTATCTAGAATGGCAAACCTTGTTTTTGATTCCTCTGCTCAGCTTGTTACTGTTACCTTCTATTCTTAAGCATTTACCAAAAGAAGAAAATAAGAAGAATAATGTAGACTTTTTAGGACTTTTCATCGTTGCCATTATTGCTACTTCGATTATGCTGTATATGTCTTCTTTTAACTGGGGACTGTTTATCCTCTTCATTGTCTCTGTGATCGCATTCCTATTCTATATAAGTAAAAATAAGAATGCCTTTATTACCATTGATTTCTTTAAAAATAAGCAATTCCTATTTGCGTTAGTGGTTGCATTTATCATTAATACGCTATATTCTGCTTATGCGCTGAATACACTTTCATTTTTGTTAACAACCGTATATGACATTCAGTTAGATACGGTGTCTTTATTGTTCATACCCGCATGTTTATTAGCGGCATTGGTTGGGGCTCTGTCTGGTAAAATAGGAAAACACCTCAATAGTAAGCAGTGTGTATATCTAGCCTTTGGTTTAATTTTTGTCAGCTTACTACTAGGTGCCTTCTTCATAACAACATCCATCGCAGTATTTGTTATATCACTTATTTTGTTCTCTTGCAGTTTTGCATTGTTGTATGCCCCGCTTATTGATATTAGTATTAAACATGTACCGACTCAAAAATCTGGGACTGCATTAGGATTTTACAATTTATGTCTCAATATCGCGATGTCCGTTGGTTTCACCTATTCAGCCTTATTGATCGATAAGAAAGATTTACAATTCAGCTTTTTAAGTTTTGTAACAGATGATCCAACCGCATTGAACTATAGCAGTATTATCATCATTCTTGCAGCGATTGCTGTATTGTCGATTGTATTGTTCTGGTTCTTATTGGGTCGTAAAATTGATAATCGCACTCCACAGAACTAA
- a CDS encoding RNA polymerase sigma factor, with protein sequence MSDDLFGVFRSNVRNLDDATQRNLYYALHQLIYSNLFFLLNDHNLVEDAINEVFIKAMKHGPQTREDSNIKAWLKQVARNTAYDILRKNKKYRQFTDIESVIDNEENEFQLISMMDSVEKIVEEINRRQSLVECLQHLKWEYRIVLYLKYIEELPSKEIARLLGIKEPLMSKRLKRAKAKLAELFLDKWGE encoded by the coding sequence TTGTCGGATGATTTATTTGGCGTGTTCCGAAGTAATGTTCGTAATTTAGATGATGCCACCCAACGCAATTTGTATTATGCGTTACATCAACTCATATATTCCAATCTATTTTTTTTACTTAATGATCATAATTTAGTAGAGGACGCTATTAATGAAGTTTTTATCAAAGCTATGAAACATGGTCCTCAGACTAGAGAGGATTCCAATATTAAAGCCTGGTTGAAACAAGTAGCCAGAAATACGGCTTATGATATTTTAAGAAAAAATAAAAAATATCGGCAATTTACCGACATTGAATCCGTTATAGATAATGAAGAAAACGAATTTCAATTGATCTCTATGATGGACTCTGTCGAAAAAATCGTTGAAGAAATAAATCGACGCCAATCACTTGTAGAGTGTTTGCAACACCTAAAATGGGAATACCGTATAGTGTTGTATTTGAAATATATTGAGGAATTACCTAGCAAAGAAATTGCCCGTCTACTCGGTATTAAAGAGCCTTTAATGAGCAAGCGCCTCAAACGCGCTAAGGCCAAATTAGCCGAATTATTCTTGGACAAATGGGGGGAATGA
- a CDS encoding DUF3189 family protein has product MIYIYNCFGGTHTSALAAAYHLRKLPLDRVPSKAEILNTDAFNRLSPQERGKMVYHGDDGEGNKVYSVGRGNSKALIPAMRSVFRLFENNNKLEETVVFSNTSPTVPLVMTVGGFLSKALKMDLIGVPLLVMGSKQAHYDIITLVEETVRAGKISSAKVVTLNNKHI; this is encoded by the coding sequence TTGATTTATATATACAATTGTTTTGGTGGGACACATACGTCAGCTTTAGCTGCAGCATATCATCTTAGGAAGTTACCTTTGGACAGAGTTCCTTCAAAAGCTGAAATTTTAAATACGGATGCATTCAATAGATTAAGCCCTCAAGAGAGGGGGAAGATGGTATATCATGGCGATGATGGTGAAGGAAATAAAGTATATAGTGTAGGAAGAGGTAACTCAAAAGCGCTTATCCCTGCTATGAGAAGTGTGTTTAGGCTGTTTGAGAACAATAATAAATTAGAGGAAACGGTTGTTTTCTCCAATACGTCACCTACGGTTCCTTTGGTGATGACGGTTGGAGGCTTCCTTTCTAAGGCGTTAAAAATGGACCTTATTGGTGTTCCACTCTTGGTTATGGGATCCAAGCAGGCACACTATGATATTATCACATTGGTTGAGGAGACCGTTCGTGCTGGAAAGATAAGCTCTGCTAAGGTTGTAACGCTGAACAATAAGCACATATAA
- the deoD gene encoding purine-nucleoside phosphorylase, with product MTTTIKETPHIKPNGVEIAETILLPGDPLRAKFIAENFLEDYKCFNEVRGMLGYTGTYKGKKVSVMGTGMGPASMGIYSWELINVFGVKNLIRIGTCGAMQENIELYDVIFGMGTATDSNYGHQFNLPGQYPLTASFDLLQKAKKIADDKGQNVHIGNILSSEIFYSADPTAMNKWQEMGILAVEMESVALYWNAIQARVNALCILTVSDHIITGAKTTPEERQTAFTKMMEIALELA from the coding sequence ATGACAACTACAATCAAAGAGACGCCTCATATTAAACCGAACGGGGTAGAAATTGCGGAAACCATCCTATTGCCGGGAGATCCTTTAAGAGCAAAATTTATTGCGGAAAACTTTTTGGAAGATTACAAGTGCTTTAACGAAGTAAGAGGTATGTTAGGTTATACCGGTACTTACAAAGGAAAAAAGGTCTCAGTAATGGGTACTGGAATGGGTCCAGCCAGCATGGGGATTTACTCTTGGGAATTAATCAATGTGTTTGGAGTTAAAAATCTAATCAGAATTGGTACTTGTGGTGCAATGCAAGAAAACATTGAACTGTATGATGTTATTTTTGGTATGGGAACTGCAACAGATTCCAATTATGGTCATCAATTTAATCTACCTGGACAATACCCATTAACTGCTTCTTTTGATCTTCTGCAAAAAGCAAAGAAAATAGCAGATGATAAAGGACAAAATGTTCATATTGGAAATATCTTATCCAGTGAAATCTTCTATAGTGCGGATCCAACAGCGATGAATAAATGGCAGGAGATGGGCATACTAGCTGTTGAAATGGAGTCCGTAGCACTTTATTGGAATGCTATTCAAGCACGTGTAAACGCATTATGTATTTTAACTGTTAGCGATCACATAATTACAGGAGCAAAAACGACTCCAGAGGAACGCCAAACTGCATTCACTAAAATGATGGAAATCGCTTTGGAATTAGCGTAA
- a CDS encoding acetylxylan esterase, which translates to MPIIDMPMNELHQYNGSNPRPEDFDAYWERALAEMRAVDAQVELIPSSFKVPYAECYDLYFTGVGGARIHAKYVKPTHVQGPHPAIIQFHGYTGNTGSWTDKLSYASLGYSCITMDCRGQGGLSEDVGGVKGTTMNGHIIRGLDDHPDQLLFRQIYLDTAQLTGIVMEFAEVDATRVGVIGGSQGGGLTLACAALEPRVQRLAPYFPFLCDFKRVWDMDLTKDAYQELRTYFRNYDPQHVREEEIFKKLGYIDVQYLVDRIQGEVLMGVGLMDTVCPPSTQFAAYNKIRSQKNLEIYPDFGHEELPGFSDKTVQFMLQL; encoded by the coding sequence ATGCCTATTATCGATATGCCTATGAATGAATTGCATCAATATAACGGGAGTAATCCGAGGCCCGAGGACTTTGATGCGTACTGGGAAAGAGCACTTGCTGAGATGAGAGCGGTAGATGCTCAAGTTGAACTGATCCCCAGTAGCTTCAAGGTGCCTTATGCAGAATGCTATGATTTGTATTTTACAGGCGTAGGCGGGGCTAGAATTCATGCGAAATATGTAAAGCCAACTCATGTTCAGGGACCTCATCCGGCGATTATTCAATTTCATGGCTATACCGGTAATACGGGCAGTTGGACAGATAAACTCAGCTATGCATCTCTTGGTTATTCTTGTATAACAATGGACTGCCGCGGCCAAGGGGGATTATCCGAAGATGTGGGCGGAGTGAAAGGCACAACGATGAATGGCCATATCATTCGTGGGCTGGATGACCACCCGGATCAGCTGTTATTCCGCCAAATCTATTTGGATACGGCTCAACTAACGGGCATTGTCATGGAGTTTGCTGAAGTGGATGCAACCCGAGTCGGCGTCATAGGTGGTTCCCAAGGGGGTGGCTTGACATTAGCATGTGCTGCGCTGGAGCCTCGAGTCCAGAGATTGGCGCCATATTTCCCGTTTCTATGTGATTTCAAGCGGGTATGGGATATGGATTTGACCAAGGATGCGTATCAGGAGCTTCGGACGTATTTCCGTAATTATGATCCACAGCATGTAAGGGAAGAGGAAATATTTAAGAAGCTTGGATATATCGATGTACAATATTTAGTTGACAGAATTCAAGGCGAGGTACTTATGGGTGTTGGCTTAATGGATACCGTATGTCCTCCATCGACCCAGTTTGCCGCTTATAACAAAATTCGTTCACAGAAAAACTTGGAAATCTATCCTGACTTCGGACACGAGGAGTTGCCTGGGTTCTCGGATAAGACGGTTCAATTTATGCTGCAACTATAA
- a CDS encoding response regulator transcription factor, which translates to MTLYFNGMDGINIMHRILLIEDDISIVEMVEKVLSKEGFHVTAAYNGEDGIFAFAKGAFDLVLVDLMMPKMDGMEVIRIIRSRSALPILIMSAKDSDVDKALGLGFGADDYIAKPFSMIELSARIKSAIRRATTYTQVDLKQEKITTVGDLEMDFDHFSVKKQGEELKLTAKEFEILKLFAGNPNRVFTKSQLYGFIWNDEYMGDENVINVHIRRLREKIEDDPSNPVYIKTLWGIGYKWEGV; encoded by the coding sequence ATGACACTGTATTTTAATGGAATGGACGGGATAAATATTATGCATCGCATTTTATTAATAGAAGACGATATTTCTATCGTAGAAATGGTAGAAAAGGTACTCAGTAAAGAAGGATTTCATGTTACAGCAGCATATAACGGCGAGGATGGTATTTTTGCTTTTGCTAAGGGGGCCTTTGATCTTGTTCTAGTAGATTTGATGATGCCTAAGATGGATGGGATGGAAGTTATTCGAATCATTCGCTCGCGTAGTGCCCTTCCTATTCTGATTATGTCGGCTAAGGACAGCGATGTGGACAAGGCGTTGGGGCTTGGATTTGGTGCCGATGATTATATTGCTAAACCATTCTCCATGATTGAACTGTCCGCTCGTATTAAATCAGCAATTCGTAGAGCAACGACATATACACAGGTTGATCTCAAACAAGAGAAGATCACGACTGTTGGAGATTTGGAGATGGATTTTGATCATTTCTCGGTTAAAAAGCAAGGAGAAGAGCTTAAGCTTACGGCTAAGGAATTTGAGATACTGAAATTGTTCGCAGGTAATCCGAACCGTGTATTCACGAAATCTCAATTATACGGATTTATTTGGAACGATGAATATATGGGCGACGAGAACGTGATTAATGTACATATTAGGCGCCTTAGGGAAAAGATTGAGGATGATCCTTCCAATCCGGTCTATATTAAGACATTATGGGGTATCGGATACAAATGGGAAGGTGTCTAA